The stretch of DNA CCACCAGAAATCCCACCGGCTGGACCGATACCCCTGCCCCGCTGCCTCCACCAAAAAACGGGAGCTGCTCACCGTCGTGGGCCTGCCGGCCCTGGGCTTCCAGTTCCAGTTCCCCTCCGCCGGCGCCAAAGCCACAGGCCACCCGGGAGACGGGTATGATTACTGTTCCATCGGCTGTTTCCACGGGGTCGCCCACCACCACGTTCACATTCACCATTTCCTTGATGCTTTCCATGGCCGTTTTCATTAAACCTTCAATTGGATGTTCCGGCACCTGCATCTCACCCCTTGAGGAGTCTAGTAAAAGGCAAGGCCTTTCTCAAACCATCGCGGATGAATACGAAAGCCAGCTTCACTGCCGTAACCATAATATGGCCCAACCGGATGGTAAATATGCAGTGAATCAAAAGCCCGAAGGATGAGCCGGTGAAGTGAGGCACCACGGCTACTTCGGGCAGGACGGATTTTTTGCTGACCAGCCGGTAAAGGGCCGCCAGAACAGCTCCTTTAATGGACCACAGCCCTCCCACAGCCATGCCGGTATGGGCGGCGTCGGGCAGGCCGACAAGGGTTCGCCATTCAAACCGGCGGAGTTCGGTACGGTGCAGGAGAAACTCCAGGGCAGGCCATACTTTTTGCCCTAAATGGATATAGCTGATCAGGCGGCGGAACAGCTTTAAAGTTTCACCGGCAGGGTTCTTTTTCTCTTTTTCCGGCAAAACACCCCGTGGTTCCTTCATTACCGCCTTGGACCCGGGGGCCGGTTTTGGCGGGCGCTCCCGGGGTATAAGCTGGTATTTAATATCGAACCAGGTGCTGACCACCAGGGACAGGCAATGGTCCTGTCCCCGGCGGCGGTAATACAGCTCCAGGTTCAGGGGTACCATAACGAGAACACAAAACAGGAAAAAGAAAATTAAAATCAGCCACCACAACCACACACCAAACACCACCGGTCATATTTTCCCGCCGGCCTTCAAATGTATGCGAAGGAGTGAATATACAGTAAAACCGTTTTGACGAGGATGCGGCGCTGTCCGGAGCGAACGACTTGTGAAGCGCCGGTAACAGCACCCGCCCAGCACTCACTGGGATATCAGGTCTTTCTAAGACCGGATGTATCAATTGAACTTGAAACACCAGGAGCGGACTCGTGTTTTAGTGAGTGCTGGGCCGCATCCAACGCAAAGGAAAATGGCCGGGAAGTTAAACATGCACTTTCCGGCCACCGGCAGACTTCTACTCCAGGATGATTATTTGAGGGTTACCGGTACCCGGGCCAGGCTTTGCTCCTTGCCCCGGGCCGGGGCTACTATTTCCACAAAGCCCTTCCTGGGGGAAGAGGGAGGCCCATAGCTAAGGTAAGTTTCGAAATCGGTGAAACTCTCCCGTCCAACAGCAATGGTTTTTTCCGATAGGATCATGCCCCCTTCATCAACCAGACGAATCCGCACCTCTCCGGCGGAATGCCTGGCCCGGCCCACTACCTTTACCGGGCTGGTGATTTCCCGGCCCGGGGCGGGTTCATCTATGCTTGCTTCCCCCTCCACCCGGGGGGTCGTTTCCGGGGAACCAGCCGGAGCAGGTTTTGCAGCGGGCTGCGGCCCGGCAGCCGGCATCTGGCCAGGCCCGCGACCCTTCTCCCGGGTATATTGAAAAGCCACGCCACTTACCGGCCGGTCCAACCGGCCCACCCGCACAACAGTAAAAACGGGAGCGTTGGAGGCCGTTTGCCCCGGATCGTGCCTGGTGTATCTGGCCTGCACATCCAGCCAGCTGAAGTTCGCCCTGGGATTGCGCTGGCGGATTTCAGTGACTTCCGCCCTGTACTCCCTGTTACGGGGACTCATGCTGAACAGCAGGTAAAGGTCATTCCCCGCCCGCACCCAGGTGCTGGCATCGGTGTTTTCCAGGGCTTTGGCCACATCCTTGATCTCGTCCGGTGCCTTGGCCAGGTCCGTTTGCTCAAAGGAAACCCGGGTAGTTTCGGGAATAACCACGGTCCGGGGTTGAGCCGGCGGAGCCGGTTTTCTGGCAACGGTGCAACCGGCCATGCCCCAAACCAAAAGCAGAGAGACAGTAATCAAAAGTGACCTGCGCAAATTAAATTCCCCCTTTCGGCAACATTGTTTACCGGATAGGGGGAAATCATGCATCTAGATTTGCATGGCCTCCCGCACCATGGCCATGGTTCTTGCCGCTTCTGCCCGGGCCCGCCGGGCGCCTTCGGCAAGCACCTCTTCGACATAGCCGGGACGGCTGGTTATCTGGCGTCGCCGCTCCCGCAAAGGAGCCAGCACGGCCTCCAGGGATTCAGCCAGCAACTTTTTACAGGCCACACAGCCCACCCGGCCTGCCCGGCAGTCCTCCTCGATTTCGGCCATCCGGTGGCCGGTATAAATGCCGTGGTACTTGTGCACCACGCATACCTCCGGGTGGCCGGGATCGGTTTTGCGAATGCGGGCCGGGTCGGTAATCATGGCGTTTACCCGCCCCCTGATTTCATCCAGCCCGGCCATCAGGCCTATATCGTTGGCGTAACTTTTGCTCATCTTGCGGCCGTCCACGCCGGGAAGAACGGCCACACGGGACAGTTTGGCCTGCGGTTCCGGGAAAATGGGACGGTAAAGGTGGTTGAACCGCCGGGCCAGTTCCCGGCACAGTTCCAGGTGGGGAAGCTGGTCCTCGCCCACGGGCACGGCATCGGCCCGGTAAAGCAAAATATCCGCAGCCTGCAAAACAGGGTAGCCCAGGAAACCGTAGGTCATAATATCCCTGCCCTGTTGTTTGAACTGCTGCACCTGATCCTTGTATGTGGGCACCCTTTCCAGCCAGCCCAGGGGAATAATCATGGAAAAGAGCAGGTGTAACTCTGCCGTTTCGGGGACATCCGACTGGACGAAGATCACGCTTTTTTCCGGATCAAGACCTACAGCCAGCCAGTCGGCGATCATTTCCCGGACATTGTCTTTGATTCCGGCGGTATGTTCAAAAGCCGTGGTCAGGGCGTGCCAGTCGGCGGCAAAAAAGAAGCACTGGTTGTCCTTCTGCAGTTCAATCCAGTTCTCCAGCACGCTCAGGTGGCCGATGTGCAACCGGCCGGTGGGACGCATGCCGCTTAGAATTCTTTGTGCAGGCATTGGTATGGTATCTCCTTTCTATCATCCTTTGCGTTAAGAAACCAGGAAGGCAATGGCTTTCGCCAGACCGATAAGGGCATTGTACAGGGGAATAATGATCCACCTGAGCACCTTCCCGATAATACCGGTAAATAATAATAGCAAAAGGATAATTGTACCATAGCTTTCCAGCATATAAAGCCACTGCTGCCTGCCAGGCAAGAGCCCGGCCAGTATTTTCGAACCGTCCAGCGGGGGAACCGGTAGAAGGTTAAAGACTGCCAGGATGACATTGATGTGTATAATTTTTAAAACAATCTCCTGGCCATAGGGCAGCTTCCACGCCCCCAGGCCCAGGGCTACCGCCCCGGCTGTTGCCAGCAACATATTGGCAGCAGGCCCGGCCAGGGAGACCAGCATTATGCCCTGGCGCATGTCGCTGCGGAAATTATAGGGGTTGACGGGCACCGGTTTAGCCCAGCCAAAACCAACGACAAAGAGCATGATCAAGCCGATAACATCCACGTGGGCCAGGGGGTTCAAGGTCAGCCGGCCCTGGTAGCGGGCCGTGGGATCCCCCAGGCGATCGGCCACCCAGCCGTGGGCCAGTTCGTGGAAAGTAAGCCCCAATACAATGGCCGGCAGCATGATGCCCATTTCGTATAAGCTGGGGAGGTTAATCATGGGAATCCTCTCCCTGGTGGCGGCGCAGAAATTCCTGCACAAACGCCTTTTCTTCTTCGGTGTTTTTCACCAGGCCGTCCAACCGGGCCCGCCAGACCGCATCCAGGGCCCTGCGGAAAATGGGCCCGGGCCGGTAGCCCAGATTCTTAATGTATGTACCATCGACGGTTGGCTTCTCTCGCAGGAGTACGAGCAACTGCCGGAAGCGTTCCTTCAACCACTCCTCATCCAGAAGGGTAAGAATGAGGGGGTGGGCCTCCGGAGGCAGAAGGAGAAGGGCCCGGGCCAGCTCACTGGTGCGCACCCCATCACGCAGGCACAGCCGGGATAAAACTGGACGCCAGTTGGCCAGGGTGGCCAGAACCTTTCCGGTCTGGCGCTTGTTCAAATGGTAGCGCTCACACAGGCTCCGGGCTGTTTCCGGGTCGGTCCAGTGCAGGGCGGCAATAAAATAACAGAGCCATGGTTCATTCACCGGGGGAAAGCCCCATTCTTCCAGCAGTTGCATGGATTCACCCAGATCATGCAGCACCGGCTGTACTTCCCAGTAAGTTACCCCGTGGAAAGCAAAGGGCCATATGCCCAGTTGATGCAGGCGCTCCAGCATTCTCCCGGCTCTTTCTTCCATCAGGATGTGCTTCAATTCCTCCCACAAGCGTTCGGCAGAAACGCGGGCGAGAACTTCCCGGCGCACGGCCTCCTGCACCAGTTTCAAGGTTTGGGATTCGATTTTGAACCCGTAGCGCTGCTCAAAGCGCACGGCCCGCAACAGCCGGATGGGGTCCTCGATAAAACTCAAGTTATATAATACCCGGATCAGCCCCTGCTGTAAATCCTGGCGCCCGCCGAAAAAGTCTATCAGATCGCCGAAGTGTTCCCCGTTTAAGTCAACGGCCATGGCGTTAATGGTAAAGTCCCGCCGGTAAAGGTCATGGCGTACGCAGGAACTTTCCACCCTGGGCAGGGCTGCCGGGTATTCGTAAAATTCCACCCGCGCCGTGGCCACATCAACCTTGAATCCATCGGGGAACAACACTTCCGCGGTGCCAAATTTGCGGTGGGCGCGTACCTGGGCACCGTAGGCCCCGGCCAGGGCTTCAGCCAGGGCTATGCCGTCCCCTTCCACCACCAGATCTATGTCGAGATTGCCCGCTTTAAGCAATATATCCCGTACCACCCCGCCGGCGGCAAAAACCCGGTAGCCAAGACGGGCGGCAATTTCCCCGGCCCGGCACATAATCTCCCATTCCCTGGGGCCCAGCACCTGGTGCATGAGCTCGGAAATATTTGCCCCGGCGGCAGGCAGGTGACCGGAGTAAATGGCCCGGTAACGGGTGGGAAAATCGCCGTGCATGGTACGCAGGACATCGGTCCGG from Desulfofundulus luciae encodes:
- a CDS encoding DUF2953 domain-containing protein, which codes for MFGVWLWWLILIFFFLFCVLVMVPLNLELYYRRRGQDHCLSLVVSTWFDIKYQLIPRERPPKPAPGSKAVMKEPRGVLPEKEKKNPAGETLKLFRRLISYIHLGQKVWPALEFLLHRTELRRFEWRTLVGLPDAAHTGMAVGGLWSIKGAVLAALYRLVSKKSVLPEVAVVPHFTGSSFGLLIHCIFTIRLGHIMVTAVKLAFVFIRDGLRKALPFTRLLKG
- the ytfJ gene encoding GerW family sporulation protein; the protein is MQVPEHPIEGLMKTAMESIKEMVNVNVVVGDPVETADGTVIIPVSRVACGFGAGGGELELEAQGRQAHDGEQLPFFGGGSGAGVSVQPVGFLVVGQGQVRLLPVDGNAVIDRLIDLAPQLVSQIQSMFKREHNRNQVPMSPPPPPPGATIPPM
- a CDS encoding site-2 protease family protein is translated as MINLPSLYEMGIMLPAIVLGLTFHELAHGWVADRLGDPTARYQGRLTLNPLAHVDVIGLIMLFVVGFGWAKPVPVNPYNFRSDMRQGIMLVSLAGPAANMLLATAGAVALGLGAWKLPYGQEIVLKIIHINVILAVFNLLPVPPLDGSKILAGLLPGRQQWLYMLESYGTIILLLLLFTGIIGKVLRWIIIPLYNALIGLAKAIAFLVS
- a CDS encoding CBS domain-containing protein, yielding MDIITTHTNTDLDALAAMVGAQKLYPEAVMVFPGKLSRNVEEFMALHKDALAVSSLRDIQLEKVRRVVLVDTKNPRRLGKLAEVLNRRGVEVHIYDHHPWAEGDVRGTVEVVETVGATATLLVEKIREQNVPLTPLEATILALGIYGDTGSLVFTSTTPRDVAAVAYLLERGANLGVVAEFLGRPMTEEQKSLLKSLLLSARRHQVNGVKILLATASVEEFVVGLAPLAHTISEIERLDAVFTVVEMEDRVHIVGRSNVAQVDVAEILGPFGGGGHPAAASATIKGAPLNQVAETLMKIIQQKVRPPLTAAGIMSSPVKTVTPETTIKEAGRIMMRYGHTGLPVVQKDRLVGVISRRDVEKANLHGLGHAPVKGFMSQNVVWVTPDVPVAEVQQLMIEHDIGRVPVVSEGRLVGIVSRTDVLRTMHGDFPTRYRAIYSGHLPAAGANISELMHQVLGPREWEIMCRAGEIAARLGYRVFAAGGVVRDILLKAGNLDIDLVVEGDGIALAEALAGAYGAQVRAHRKFGTAEVLFPDGFKVDVATARVEFYEYPAALPRVESSCVRHDLYRRDFTINAMAVDLNGEHFGDLIDFFGGRQDLQQGLIRVLYNLSFIEDPIRLLRAVRFEQRYGFKIESQTLKLVQEAVRREVLARVSAERLWEELKHILMEERAGRMLERLHQLGIWPFAFHGVTYWEVQPVLHDLGESMQLLEEWGFPPVNEPWLCYFIAALHWTDPETARSLCERYHLNKRQTGKVLATLANWRPVLSRLCLRDGVRTSELARALLLLPPEAHPLILTLLDEEWLKERFRQLLVLLREKPTVDGTYIKNLGYRPGPIFRRALDAVWRARLDGLVKNTEEEKAFVQEFLRRHQGEDSHD
- the trpS gene encoding tryptophan--tRNA ligase — encoded protein: MPAQRILSGMRPTGRLHIGHLSVLENWIELQKDNQCFFFAADWHALTTAFEHTAGIKDNVREMIADWLAVGLDPEKSVIFVQSDVPETAELHLLFSMIIPLGWLERVPTYKDQVQQFKQQGRDIMTYGFLGYPVLQAADILLYRADAVPVGEDQLPHLELCRELARRFNHLYRPIFPEPQAKLSRVAVLPGVDGRKMSKSYANDIGLMAGLDEIRGRVNAMITDPARIRKTDPGHPEVCVVHKYHGIYTGHRMAEIEEDCRAGRVGCVACKKLLAESLEAVLAPLRERRRQITSRPGYVEEVLAEGARRARAEAARTMAMVREAMQI
- a CDS encoding Gmad2 immunoglobulin-like domain-containing protein, which produces MRRSLLITVSLLLVWGMAGCTVARKPAPPAQPRTVVIPETTRVSFEQTDLAKAPDEIKDVAKALENTDASTWVRAGNDLYLLFSMSPRNREYRAEVTEIRQRNPRANFSWLDVQARYTRHDPGQTASNAPVFTVVRVGRLDRPVSGVAFQYTREKGRGPGQMPAAGPQPAAKPAPAGSPETTPRVEGEASIDEPAPGREITSPVKVVGRARHSAGEVRIRLVDEGGMILSEKTIAVGRESFTDFETYLSYGPPSSPRKGFVEIVAPARGKEQSLARVPVTLK